One stretch of Aquimarina sp. Aq107 DNA includes these proteins:
- a CDS encoding ABC transporter ATP-binding protein yields MALQFTDTPQAPNVIELRGISQSYDGGKTKIIENLDLLVEDKPMQGQFSVILGMSGCGKSTLLRYIAGLQEPTAGTVLVKGKPVSKENRVSMVFQQYSSLPWMTVLDNVGLGLRFKGVSKKERDEKAMEMIQLVGLDGHQKKYAQYPTLSGGQLQRVAIARSLMSNPEILLMDEPFGALDIKTRLQMQDLLIGIWEKFSPTILFVTHDIQEAVYLADDIYIMKHAPSNFVKHIDIDLPFNRNRETKRLAHFDELVHQVEDAMMQIDAGS; encoded by the coding sequence ATGGCATTACAGTTTACAGATACTCCTCAGGCTCCTAATGTTATAGAACTTAGAGGGATTTCTCAATCATACGATGGAGGAAAAACCAAAATTATAGAGAACTTAGATTTATTGGTAGAGGACAAACCAATGCAAGGGCAGTTTTCTGTCATATTAGGAATGTCCGGATGTGGTAAGTCAACTTTGCTGAGATATATTGCGGGATTGCAAGAGCCAACTGCAGGAACGGTGTTAGTCAAAGGAAAACCAGTAAGTAAAGAAAATAGGGTAAGCATGGTGTTTCAGCAATATTCATCCTTGCCTTGGATGACTGTGTTGGATAATGTTGGTTTGGGATTACGTTTTAAAGGTGTTTCTAAGAAGGAACGTGATGAAAAAGCTATGGAAATGATCCAGTTAGTTGGATTAGATGGTCACCAAAAGAAGTATGCACAATATCCTACATTATCTGGGGGACAATTACAGCGTGTAGCCATAGCCCGTAGTTTGATGTCTAATCCAGAAATTTTATTGATGGACGAGCCTTTTGGAGCACTTGATATTAAGACACGTTTACAAATGCAAGATTTACTAATCGGTATTTGGGAAAAGTTTAGTCCTACAATTTTATTTGTTACTCACGATATACAAGAAGCGGTATACTTAGCAGATGATATTTATATAATGAAACATGCGCCGTCTAATTTTGTTAAGCATATAGATATTGATTTACCATTTAATAGAAATAGAGAAACGAAGCGATTAGCTCATTTTGACGAATTGGTACACCAAGTAGAAGATGCAATGATGCAGATTGATGCTGGGAGTTAA
- a CDS encoding AAA family ATPase, with product MTNRKYHKATDQFFSKLSQEHKASFFKGKSVNPLKILSISSAFPTLRIKDEDLLVLYSLKESIDELDFIITTQHIHFADNKILLVKDVFLDVKFSAFPKEQITLLNNLVDDLLLTKKDEKKNLSDFTNKFKDFVNQKEDTTQDFDIDYEFLQILKNEGEKIQNLAEDLNNNKRFSNTINAIVHKTDDAIEFKAEHVILQDIIRVFNMIYPLSDKKNTVADAKVKFLLAFMFEKLQGNDIIASLSIERINKFVQSEKFDENIEVIKTASLFDLGNEYKNEFLLPSLLKRLDSQHFANSASFLYRIASLITKADGTISEEETALLKKINSKLQHPKEKLEGVKQTEIDENETLDDVMDELNELIGLDNIKTSVKELSNFLKVQKLREEKGLKNVNNSLHSVFMGPPGTGKTTVARLVSKIYKHLGYLEKGHLVETDRTGMVAGYVGQTALKVEEVVKTSLDGVLFIDEAYSLAKDNKKDFGNEAVEVLLKKMEDHRDQLVVIAAGYPDEMEEFIESNPGLQSRFNRYFTFDHYKPKELIGIFELFCGKNDFVLADEAKEKLEFIFDKLYEKRHKSFGNARVARNLFEKIIEYQANRIVSITPLTEELLKTIIEDDIPPINQTVDDYLRFQKDEEEA from the coding sequence ATGACTAACAGAAAATACCATAAAGCCACAGATCAGTTTTTTTCAAAATTAAGTCAGGAGCATAAAGCTTCTTTTTTTAAAGGAAAATCGGTTAATCCATTAAAGATATTATCTATTTCTTCTGCATTTCCAACGCTGAGAATAAAGGATGAAGATTTGTTAGTGTTATATTCTTTAAAAGAGTCAATTGATGAATTAGATTTTATTATTACTACACAACATATTCATTTTGCGGATAACAAGATTCTACTAGTTAAGGATGTGTTTCTAGATGTCAAGTTTAGTGCTTTTCCTAAGGAGCAGATTACGTTACTTAATAATTTGGTAGATGATTTGTTATTAACCAAGAAAGATGAGAAAAAAAATCTTTCTGATTTTACCAATAAGTTTAAAGATTTCGTAAACCAAAAAGAAGATACAACTCAAGATTTTGATATCGATTATGAGTTTCTACAAATTCTAAAAAACGAAGGAGAGAAGATTCAGAATTTGGCAGAAGACTTAAATAATAACAAGCGTTTTTCTAATACGATTAATGCTATCGTTCATAAAACAGATGATGCTATTGAGTTTAAGGCAGAACATGTAATTCTTCAGGACATCATTAGGGTATTCAATATGATATATCCGCTAAGTGATAAAAAAAATACGGTTGCAGATGCTAAGGTGAAATTTTTATTAGCATTTATGTTTGAGAAGCTTCAGGGAAATGATATTATAGCTTCTTTGTCTATAGAACGGATTAACAAATTTGTTCAATCAGAAAAGTTTGATGAAAACATAGAAGTAATTAAAACAGCTAGTCTTTTTGATTTAGGCAATGAATATAAGAATGAATTTTTATTACCATCACTTTTAAAGCGATTGGATAGTCAGCATTTTGCTAATTCAGCATCATTTTTATATAGAATAGCTTCTTTGATAACTAAAGCGGATGGGACAATCTCTGAGGAAGAGACAGCCTTACTGAAGAAGATCAATAGTAAATTACAACATCCTAAAGAAAAATTAGAAGGAGTAAAGCAAACAGAGATCGATGAAAATGAAACCTTAGATGATGTGATGGATGAATTGAATGAGTTAATTGGTCTAGACAATATCAAAACTTCTGTAAAAGAATTATCTAACTTTTTGAAGGTACAAAAGCTACGCGAAGAAAAGGGGCTTAAGAATGTAAATAACTCATTACATTCGGTTTTTATGGGACCTCCAGGAACTGGTAAAACAACAGTAGCACGTTTGGTGTCTAAAATATATAAACATTTAGGATATTTAGAAAAAGGACATCTTGTAGAAACAGATAGAACAGGAATGGTAGCTGGGTATGTAGGTCAAACTGCATTAAAGGTAGAAGAGGTAGTAAAGACTTCGCTAGATGGAGTGTTGTTTATTGATGAAGCATATTCTCTGGCAAAGGATAATAAAAAGGATTTTGGTAATGAAGCTGTAGAGGTATTGCTAAAAAAGATGGAAGATCATCGAGATCAATTGGTTGTTATTGCTGCGGGATATCCAGATGAGATGGAAGAATTTATTGAATCGAACCCTGGATTACAATCACGATTTAATAGATACTTTACGTTTGATCATTATAAGCCTAAAGAACTCATTGGTATTTTTGAATTGTTTTGTGGCAAGAATGATTTTGTATTGGCAGATGAAGCAAAGGAAAAATTAGAGTTCATTTTTGATAAACTATACGAAAAAAGGCATAAAAGTTTCGGTAACGCTAGAGTTGCTAGAAATTTGTTTGAAAAAATTATAGAATACCAAGCGAACCGTATTGTATCCATAACTCCACTTACCGAAGAATTATTAAAGACAATCATAGAGGATGATATCCCACCGATTAATCAAACGGTAGATGATTATTTAAGATTTCAGAAGGATGAAGAAGAAGCTTAA